From a single Ignavibacteria bacterium genomic region:
- a CDS encoding T9SS type A sorting domain-containing protein: MKKFIIILVLFGFTVFGQFITESEGLNLPTAYNGWLNPPTVAAFAGIQGAGNLLVSTKGVKRYKTTIKSAATASDIIGGIHKWRFTSGPAGDYSNHKWGGTTVVMDVIQGYTHQDTTRNTVTLTDAYWYTVVFRDAGYANTEAIWMQTDAVPITITNVNYSISTPDSPVTVNIASSFVPATTEKIYVRYTTDNWVSSSFIQATGADIVWSAIIPGTGNTGMAGNEFYVMTTTVALPNHTNADLQTINSTDNSGLNYPLPVELTSFTAKVSDNGTVHLNWETATEVSNYGFEIERKSVSSDWIKIGFVEGHGTTNSPKYYSYTDKPVATGKITYRLKQIDNDGQFEYSPEVEILVENLLNGFVLEQNYPNPFNPETSIRFVLKKDTKATLKVYNSLGAEIATLFDGTAEAGRYYDVKFGGGDLASGFYFYRLVAGEYVSVKKMLLMK; this comes from the coding sequence ATGAAAAAATTTATTATAATTTTAGTTTTATTCGGATTTACAGTCTTCGGGCAGTTTATTACCGAATCGGAAGGTTTAAATTTACCTACTGCTTATAATGGTTGGTTAAATCCTCCAACTGTGGCTGCATTCGCGGGAATTCAAGGTGCCGGTAATCTGCTCGTTAGCACAAAAGGCGTCAAGAGATATAAGACTACCATTAAATCTGCTGCGACTGCAAGCGATATAATTGGTGGAATACATAAGTGGAGATTTACCAGTGGTCCGGCAGGTGATTATTCAAATCACAAGTGGGGAGGCACGACTGTAGTGATGGATGTAATTCAAGGGTACACACATCAAGATACGACCAGGAACACGGTTACTTTGACTGATGCTTACTGGTATACTGTGGTTTTCAGAGATGCAGGTTATGCAAACACTGAAGCAATCTGGATGCAGACTGACGCTGTACCAATCACTATTACAAATGTTAACTATTCTATATCAACGCCGGACAGCCCGGTTACTGTAAACATAGCCTCAAGTTTTGTACCGGCGACTACAGAGAAAATATATGTAAGATACACAACCGATAATTGGGTTTCCTCAAGTTTTATCCAGGCAACCGGAGCGGATATAGTTTGGAGTGCAATTATCCCGGGTACAGGGAATACAGGAATGGCCGGTAACGAATTCTATGTTATGACAACAACTGTTGCTCTTCCCAATCACACGAATGCTGATTTACAGACCATAAATTCCACAGACAACAGTGGATTGAATTACCCTCTACCTGTTGAGCTCACAAGTTTTACTGCGAAAGTTTCAGATAACGGAACCGTTCACTTAAATTGGGAAACCGCTACGGAAGTCAGTAACTACGGTTTTGAAATCGAGAGAAAATCAGTTTCATCCGACTGGATCAAGATTGGATTTGTTGAGGGACATGGAACCACCAACTCGCCTAAATATTACAGTTATACCGACAAACCGGTAGCGACCGGTAAAATTACCTATCGATTAAAACAAATCGACAATGATGGGCAGTTCGAATACAGTCCTGAGGTTGAAATATTGGTTGAAAATCTTCTAAATGGTTTTGTTTTGGAACAGAACTACCCAAATCCATTTAATCCTGAGACTTCAATCAGATTTGTACTGAAAAAAGATACAAAAGCTACCCTGAAGGTTTACAATTCACTTGGTGCCGAAATAGCCACACTATTCGATGGTACCGCTGAGGCGGGCAGGTATTATGATGTAAAATTTGGTGGAGGCGATCTCGCATCCGGATTCTACTTTTACAGGCTTGTAGCAGGTGAATATGTTTCAGTGAAGAAAATGCTTTTGATGAAGTAG
- a CDS encoding PD40 domain-containing protein codes for MRKAALFFVFVAVIVSQSFGQFGRNKVQYKDYDWYYIQTKHFDIYFTMEGKNIAEFAATAIEDALAQIHSSLNYTIQKRISVILYDSQNEFQETNVIDSYLGEGTGGFTELFKNRIVLPFSGNYKMFRHVIHHELVHGVMNDMFYGGALQNIISSNSAVNLPLWFSEGLAEYLSLGWDTNTDQFIRDAAINEYLPDIKNLDGYFAYRGGQAVFYYIAKKYGREKVAELVMNVKGKGGVDQGMKASIGLTVDELNERWKKDIKRVFWPDITNRKDPDEFAKRLTDPKKDNSSYNISPAISPQGDKIVYISNKDYFFDVYLMDANTGKEIKRLVKGNRTVDFEELNILTPGISWSPDGKKIAISAKSGAEDAIFIVDAESGDAVSVPVRFPGIETVDWSKDGKRLVFAAQNYHTSDIYIYDFETGKVENLSNDIFSDSDPRWSYDGKKVYFSSDRDTLTLTKSKLEGYEMYRHDYSQMDIYEIDVETRAIRRLTDYPLSDEKYALPSQSGEEVLFISDYNGINNIYKIKPNADWKPTNKPTPVTNSLNGLDQISTSYDGKKLAMNAMYKASYNIFTVNNPFGLSIDKDSIPFTDYMNELVNGGSEFKGGNGNNPFDTTYKVKKFEQEKPDALDKDSSQTKVEVFTGVFGDTVKAYGDSVLIDYSTIAFGDNAPKAKDTTKLPNLEFLLPDRLEDDGDFKIRKYKVNFSPDLVYANAGYSTYYGLLGTTVLSFSDVLGDHKLIGFTSLQIDLKNSDYGLAYYYLKGRWDIGISAFHTARFIYQQRGNFLNFFRFRNYGAVISASYPLNRFYRLDLSLGVTNATQTNLDNTLEPQRENTFLVPSIAFVHDNTIFGYTAPIDGTRYRFEFMANPVIQADKYGFYSVLGDYREYLRFWGDYSLAVRGSFGYSWGTNPQRFFIGGTENWINRDWSTGRLPLDSPSDFVFLSTALPMRGYNYAEVVGTKYGLMNVELRFPFIRYLITGGLPLFFSNIMGTIFFDAGAAWTNNDQLRLFTKDEKGNTITKDLLMGTGFGIRTYFLYFLLRFDLAWAYNVDGFSKPIFYFSLGTDF; via the coding sequence ATGAGAAAAGCGGCGTTATTTTTTGTTTTTGTTGCAGTTATCGTTTCACAGTCTTTCGGGCAGTTTGGCAGGAACAAGGTTCAGTACAAGGACTATGACTGGTACTACATTCAGACAAAACACTTCGATATATATTTTACCATGGAAGGGAAAAATATTGCGGAGTTTGCTGCTACTGCAATTGAGGATGCTCTGGCTCAGATTCATTCCTCATTGAATTACACAATTCAAAAGAGAATCAGCGTAATTCTTTATGACTCGCAGAATGAATTTCAGGAAACCAATGTAATCGATTCCTATCTTGGAGAGGGAACCGGTGGTTTCACCGAACTCTTCAAGAACAGAATTGTACTTCCTTTTTCCGGAAACTACAAGATGTTCAGACATGTAATCCACCATGAACTGGTTCACGGTGTAATGAACGACATGTTTTACGGAGGCGCACTTCAAAATATTATTTCCAGCAATTCTGCAGTAAATCTACCATTATGGTTCTCGGAAGGGCTGGCTGAGTATCTGTCACTCGGCTGGGATACCAACACCGATCAGTTTATCAGAGATGCGGCTATCAATGAGTATCTCCCCGATATCAAAAATCTTGACGGTTATTTTGCCTACAGAGGCGGACAGGCGGTTTTCTATTACATCGCCAAAAAGTACGGCAGGGAAAAAGTTGCCGAACTTGTGATGAATGTAAAAGGGAAAGGGGGAGTCGATCAGGGAATGAAGGCTTCTATCGGTCTGACTGTTGATGAACTGAATGAAAGATGGAAGAAGGACATCAAAAGGGTGTTCTGGCCCGATATTACAAATCGTAAAGACCCCGACGAATTCGCCAAGAGACTGACCGATCCAAAAAAGGATAATTCCTCTTACAACATTTCTCCTGCAATTTCTCCGCAGGGTGACAAGATCGTCTACATCTCCAACAAGGATTATTTCTTCGATGTTTATCTTATGGATGCGAACACCGGGAAGGAAATAAAAAGACTTGTAAAAGGAAACAGAACGGTCGATTTTGAGGAATTGAATATCCTCACTCCCGGTATCTCCTGGTCACCTGACGGAAAAAAGATCGCTATATCGGCAAAAAGTGGTGCGGAAGATGCCATTTTCATTGTCGATGCTGAAAGTGGTGATGCAGTCAGTGTACCCGTCAGATTCCCGGGCATCGAAACAGTTGACTGGTCAAAAGACGGAAAGAGACTCGTTTTCGCAGCCCAAAATTACCATACATCCGATATCTATATCTACGATTTTGAAACAGGAAAAGTTGAAAATCTGTCAAACGACATTTTTTCCGATTCTGATCCAAGATGGTCTTATGACGGTAAAAAAGTTTATTTCTCCTCTGATCGTGATACTCTTACCCTGACAAAGAGCAAACTGGAGGGTTATGAAATGTACCGTCACGATTACAGTCAGATGGACATTTACGAAATTGATGTTGAAACCAGAGCGATCAGAAGGCTGACTGATTATCCGTTAAGCGATGAAAAATATGCGCTTCCATCACAATCGGGTGAGGAAGTCCTCTTCATTTCCGACTATAATGGAATTAACAATATTTATAAGATTAAACCAAATGCAGACTGGAAACCGACCAATAAACCGACTCCTGTGACAAATTCCCTGAATGGACTCGACCAGATCAGCACTTCCTATGACGGCAAGAAACTCGCCATGAACGCCATGTACAAGGCTTCGTATAATATCTTCACTGTAAACAATCCTTTCGGACTTTCCATCGATAAGGATTCTATCCCTTTTACAGATTATATGAATGAACTTGTAAATGGTGGAAGCGAGTTCAAGGGTGGAAATGGTAACAATCCTTTCGATACCACTTACAAGGTAAAGAAATTCGAACAGGAGAAACCCGACGCCCTCGACAAGGATTCTTCACAAACAAAGGTTGAAGTGTTTACAGGTGTTTTTGGAGATACAGTAAAAGCTTATGGTGATTCTGTACTCATCGACTATTCCACAATTGCATTCGGCGATAACGCCCCGAAAGCGAAAGACACCACAAAACTGCCCAACCTTGAGTTTTTACTCCCCGACAGGCTGGAAGATGACGGCGATTTCAAGATAAGGAAGTATAAAGTCAATTTTTCACCTGATCTCGTATATGCGAATGCGGGTTACAGTACCTATTACGGACTGCTCGGAACCACGGTACTCTCTTTTAGCGATGTACTCGGTGACCATAAACTGATCGGATTCACTTCACTTCAAATTGATCTTAAGAACAGCGATTACGGTCTGGCTTACTACTATCTGAAGGGGAGATGGGATATTGGGATATCGGCATTCCACACTGCAAGATTTATCTATCAGCAGAGAGGAAATTTCCTCAATTTCTTCAGATTCAGAAATTATGGCGCAGTTATTTCAGCGAGTTATCCTCTGAACAGATTCTACAGACTGGATCTTAGCCTCGGTGTAACAAACGCCACCCAAACCAATCTGGATAACACTCTTGAACCACAGAGGGAAAATACTTTTCTGGTTCCTTCGATCGCTTTTGTACATGACAACACCATTTTTGGTTATACCGCCCCGATTGACGGGACGAGATACCGCTTCGAATTTATGGCCAATCCGGTAATTCAGGCTGATAAATATGGATTTTACTCCGTTCTGGGCGATTATCGTGAGTATCTAAGATTCTGGGGAGATTACTCCCTCGCCGTAAGAGGTTCCTTTGGATATTCCTGGGGTACCAATCCGCAACGGTTCTTTATCGGTGGAACAGAGAACTGGATAAACCGTGACTGGTCAACAGGAAGACTTCCTCTCGATTCACCGAGTGATTTTGTGTTTCTCTCCACGGCACTTCCAATGCGCGGTTACAACTATGCAGAGGTAGTGGGTACCAAATACGGACTTATGAATGTTGAACTTCGTTTTCCGTTTATTAGATACCTCATCACAGGTGGTCTGCCCCTTTTCTTCAGCAACATCATGGGTACCATTTTCTTTGATGCAGGAGCTGCATGGACAAATAACGACCAGCTACGACTCTTCACAAAAGATGAAAAAGGGAATACCATCACCAAAGACCTGCTCATGGGTACCGGTTTCGGCATCAGGACATATTTTCTATACTTCCTCCTCAGGTTCGATCTCGCATGGGCTTACAATGTGGACGGTTTCAGCAAACCGATATTCTACTTCTCACTCGGAACAGACTTTTAA
- the rfaE2 gene encoding D-glycero-beta-D-manno-heptose 1-phosphate adenylyltransferase — MKYLYDWEELALLRAGFRKSGKKVVFTNGCFDLIHKGHIDYLTKAKALGDILVVGLNSDESMRRIKGDKRPLLPQDERAFAMANLKPVDFVTIFNEDTPFELIKTLVPDILVKGGDWSLDNIVGRDIVEANGGVTTNIPFVTSRSTTSIIELILQKYGG, encoded by the coding sequence ATGAAATATTTATACGACTGGGAAGAACTCGCACTACTTCGTGCTGGATTTCGGAAATCCGGCAAGAAAGTTGTCTTCACGAACGGTTGTTTTGACCTTATTCACAAAGGGCATATCGATTATTTAACAAAAGCAAAGGCTTTGGGCGATATTCTTGTGGTAGGCCTTAATTCTGACGAATCAATGAGAAGAATAAAAGGGGATAAAAGACCCCTGCTTCCACAGGATGAGAGGGCATTTGCGATGGCAAACCTGAAACCTGTGGATTTTGTAACAATATTTAATGAAGATACCCCGTTTGAGCTGATCAAAACTCTGGTGCCAGACATACTTGTTAAAGGTGGTGACTGGTCTCTCGACAACATTGTGGGCAGGGATATAGTAGAAGCAAACGGGGGAGTAACCACCAACATTCCTTTTGTCACTTCCCGTTCAACCACGAGCATAATCGAATTGATACTGCAGAAATACGGCGGATAG
- the rnr gene encoding ribonuclease R, whose translation MKNKIKAYFQRNANTPVKAKQLAKHLDIFTEQEYEALKAFLHQLSEEGFLVRDGKRFKYMPRAQDKTVKGEFNIQKDGSGFVFKDRVQGGGYYISSRYFNTAFHGDTVELSVAAKELKGRNRVLMTGQIVSVVERKWHEISGILSKEGSFYILKPDIPEIHRNIYIPEADLNGAVPGDRVFVGEINWSNPKINPEAKVVEVVGKGEGVDVDVITIAREYNLPFKFAKKTFEEARAFSEEVPEEEAEKREDFRNKNVFTIDPEDAKDFDDALSIETLENGNYEIGIHIADVSHYVRPGTSLDKEALERGNSVYLVGAVIPMLPEELSNGICSLVPYRDRLTYSVVVEMTSRGKVLNYRIAKTVINSKRRFSYEEAQQVIETGKGDLASEITILNKLAKILRSKRMKAGSIDFATDEVKFLIGAEGEVLGVKRKEMKDSNKMIEEFMLLANKIVSEHINKSKSETEVVPFVYRIHDKPDKEKMREFARFVKSLGFLVNFSDSPTPQQFNALMEAVKQKEEEVLVSELSIRTMAKAIYSTDNIGHYGLGFGYYSHFTSPIRRYADLLVHRILFHHASTKGKILYNETELRGICAHISLTERTAVEAERLSVRKKYIEYLTPLVGEEFDGIISGVTSFGFFVKLADSLAEGLVHVRDIEGDYFTFEEKNYCLRGERSGRVYRLGDKVRTKLIRVNPERSNVDFTIA comes from the coding sequence ATGAAAAACAAGATCAAAGCATACTTTCAAAGGAATGCAAACACGCCTGTAAAGGCAAAGCAACTGGCAAAACACCTCGATATTTTCACCGAACAGGAGTACGAGGCACTCAAGGCATTTCTTCACCAGTTAAGTGAAGAAGGATTTCTTGTACGCGATGGAAAAAGATTCAAATATATGCCCAGAGCACAGGACAAGACTGTGAAGGGTGAATTTAACATCCAAAAGGATGGTTCGGGTTTTGTTTTCAAGGACAGAGTGCAGGGTGGCGGGTATTATATCTCCTCCCGTTACTTCAATACTGCTTTTCATGGTGATACCGTCGAACTCTCAGTTGCCGCGAAGGAACTTAAAGGAAGAAACCGTGTCTTGATGACAGGTCAGATAGTTTCCGTTGTGGAAAGAAAATGGCATGAAATTTCGGGAATTTTATCAAAAGAAGGTTCGTTTTACATATTAAAACCGGATATTCCCGAAATTCACAGGAACATATACATCCCGGAAGCAGACCTTAACGGAGCTGTACCTGGTGACAGAGTATTTGTTGGAGAGATCAACTGGAGTAATCCAAAGATTAATCCTGAGGCAAAGGTTGTGGAGGTGGTTGGTAAAGGGGAAGGTGTGGATGTCGATGTCATCACAATTGCCCGTGAATACAATCTCCCTTTCAAATTTGCCAAAAAAACTTTCGAAGAAGCAAGGGCATTCTCTGAGGAAGTACCGGAAGAGGAAGCGGAAAAAAGGGAGGATTTCAGGAACAAAAATGTTTTCACCATTGATCCTGAAGATGCAAAGGATTTTGATGATGCACTCTCGATCGAGACCCTCGAGAACGGTAATTATGAAATAGGTATTCACATTGCCGATGTAAGCCATTATGTAAGACCCGGAACATCGCTCGACAAGGAAGCCCTTGAAAGAGGAAACAGTGTCTATCTCGTTGGAGCTGTTATTCCGATGTTGCCTGAAGAACTTTCAAACGGTATTTGCTCTTTGGTTCCCTATAGAGACAGGTTGACATATTCGGTGGTTGTTGAAATGACCTCCCGAGGGAAGGTTTTAAACTACAGAATTGCCAAGACTGTCATAAACAGTAAAAGAAGATTCTCTTATGAGGAAGCTCAACAGGTCATTGAGACAGGCAAAGGTGACCTCGCTTCGGAAATCACTATTTTGAACAAACTTGCCAAAATTCTTCGGTCAAAGAGGATGAAAGCGGGGAGTATCGATTTTGCTACAGATGAAGTAAAATTCCTCATCGGTGCTGAAGGTGAAGTGCTCGGGGTAAAGCGAAAAGAGATGAAGGACAGCAACAAGATGATAGAAGAGTTCATGTTGCTTGCGAATAAGATTGTCTCCGAACATATAAATAAGAGTAAAAGTGAAACCGAAGTGGTTCCGTTTGTGTACAGAATCCACGATAAACCCGACAAAGAGAAGATGAGAGAATTCGCAAGATTCGTGAAGTCACTCGGATTTTTGGTCAATTTTTCTGACTCTCCGACTCCGCAGCAGTTCAATGCTCTTATGGAAGCAGTGAAGCAGAAAGAGGAGGAAGTGCTTGTGAGCGAGCTTTCCATCAGAACCATGGCCAAAGCGATATATTCCACCGATAACATCGGGCATTACGGTCTGGGATTTGGATACTATTCCCATTTTACATCGCCGATCAGAAGATACGCTGATCTGCTGGTTCACAGAATCCTTTTCCACCATGCTTCCACAAAAGGGAAGATTTTGTACAACGAAACCGAACTTCGTGGCATCTGTGCCCACATTTCACTTACCGAAAGAACTGCGGTTGAAGCAGAGAGACTGTCGGTAAGAAAGAAATATATCGAGTACCTTACTCCGCTTGTGGGAGAGGAATTTGACGGAATAATTTCAGGTGTGACAAGTTTCGGATTTTTTGTTAAACTTGCAGATTCTCTTGCAGAAGGTTTGGTACATGTCCGCGATATCGAGGGAGACTATTTCACTTTTGAGGAGAAGAATTATTGTCTTCGCGGTGAAAGAAGCGGCAGGGTTTACAGACTTGGCGACAAAGTGAGAACCAAACTTATCCGGGTGAATCCCGAGAGATCAAATGTTGATTTTACAATTGCTTAA
- a CDS encoding T9SS type A sorting domain-containing protein encodes MRNIFFRFFVILCLVPQIWAQKTYNDATGDIDPGIATGGGTLDLVKMEVSNTSTDILFKLTVNGNLTTTDWGKFMMGISTGSTASTNTGNGWGRPINLNSDLGGMDYWIGTWVDGGGGGQLWNYTGGGWAGPTAPSGYTFSGSTINITVTAASLGLNAGDLLYFDAYSSGGGGSDGAVDALAKPTVSIVGWGDSYTSNATNGIFSYKFAGITLTDGSSYTYEVTPGSTNQPIGRFALTDFNAGSSLTDVNIRLNGVRTGASNFKLWASTDNTFNSGTDTQIGLTTALDPGNGGSVGFLTISRALSSSATYFFLTCDLTAGATGMIQADLIDNSALLFSGGSLATTISSTALSGGSIPLPVELVSFNASCDHGNVDLTWQTATEVNNNGFEVERKISTSDWYKIGFVEGNGTSNSPKFYSFSDKPTGTGKISYRLKQIDNDGMFEYSPTVEVLVDNLPNGFVLEQNYPNPFNPETSIRFALREDTKATLKVYNSLGSEIATLFDGTAEAGRYYDVKFGSGELASGFYIYKLVAGEYVSVKKMLLMK; translated from the coding sequence ATGCGAAACATTTTTTTCAGGTTTTTCGTAATCTTGTGTCTCGTGCCCCAAATTTGGGCACAGAAGACATATAATGATGCAACAGGTGACATCGATCCCGGAATCGCCACAGGGGGTGGTACACTCGATTTGGTCAAAATGGAAGTATCGAACACCTCAACCGATATTTTGTTTAAACTTACCGTTAACGGTAATTTGACAACAACCGACTGGGGTAAATTCATGATGGGTATTTCAACCGGTTCCACGGCCTCAACAAACACGGGAAACGGGTGGGGAAGGCCCATCAATTTAAATTCGGACTTGGGTGGAATGGACTACTGGATTGGAACATGGGTAGATGGTGGGGGTGGTGGACAATTGTGGAATTATACAGGTGGGGGTTGGGCTGGTCCGACTGCACCATCGGGATATACATTTTCAGGAAGCACAATAAACATTACTGTGACAGCCGCTTCCCTGGGATTGAACGCAGGTGATTTGTTGTATTTTGATGCATATTCCTCCGGTGGTGGTGGCTCTGATGGTGCGGTGGATGCTTTAGCAAAGCCAACAGTTTCAATCGTCGGTTGGGGTGATTCATATACTTCTAATGCAACAAATGGAATTTTTTCCTATAAATTTGCGGGAATTACTTTGACGGACGGTTCGAGCTACACTTATGAGGTTACTCCCGGTTCTACAAATCAACCTATTGGTCGTTTTGCCCTAACAGATTTCAATGCGGGTTCATCTCTTACTGATGTGAATATACGCTTGAATGGAGTACGGACTGGGGCATCCAACTTTAAACTTTGGGCGAGTACCGACAATACCTTCAATTCAGGCACCGATACTCAAATTGGGTTAACAACAGCCTTGGATCCCGGAAATGGTGGTAGCGTAGGATTTCTTACAATTTCCCGTGCATTGTCTTCGTCCGCCACTTACTTTTTCCTCACTTGCGATCTGACTGCCGGGGCAACGGGTATGATTCAGGCAGATTTGATTGATAACAGTGCATTGTTATTTTCTGGTGGATCATTAGCTACAACAATTTCAAGTACAGCACTGTCAGGTGGATCAATCCCGCTACCTGTTGAATTAGTCTCCTTTAATGCATCTTGCGATCACGGAAATGTAGACCTGACCTGGCAAACTGCTACTGAAGTCAATAACAACGGATTCGAAGTTGAACGAAAAATTTCCACCTCTGACTGGTATAAAATCGGATTTGTTGAAGGAAATGGTACTTCCAATTCTCCGAAGTTTTACAGCTTCTCTGACAAACCAACGGGAACGGGAAAAATTTCATACAGACTAAAACAAATAGATAATGATGGCATGTTCGAATATAGCCCGACAGTTGAGGTTCTTGTTGATAATCTTCCGAACGGGTTTGTATTGGAACAGAATTATCCGAACCCGTTCAATCCCGAGACTTCAATCAGATTTGCATTGAGGGAAGATACAAAAGCAACACTTAAAGTTTACAACTCACTCGGTTCAGAGATTGCAACCCTTTTTGATGGTACAGCAGAGGCCGGCAGATACTACGATGTGAAATTTGGGAGTGGTGAACTTGCTTCCGGATTCTACATTTATAAACTTGTTGCAGGCGAGTATGTTTCTGTAAAGAAAATGTTGCTGATGAAATAA
- a CDS encoding T9SS type A sorting domain-containing protein — MKKLITFLTILFLGQSALFAAWGFFGADQSYIGVKVGGNSVGNYVMWNSGAGNFLAADMGLISDINDKILITYWDIKTWKNNGGDVTSATLYYRIYETGSPSGSFNSVGSSYVTELGNGDQKWGFTGSAELAHSPFVTNKNYTLEVYIAVTGTTPSTTLYDNVSGANYKPTFSSVGALPVELTSFNAAIRNGLVDLKWETATEVNNYGFEVERKSSSSDWNKIGFIEGHGSTNSPKYYSFSDKPTGMGKISYRLKQIDNDGKYEYSPIVEVLVDNLPNGFVLEQNYPNPFNPETSIRFALKEDTKATLKVYNSLGAEVATLFDGTAEAGRYYDVKFGSSELASGFYIYKLVAGDHVSVKKMLLMK; from the coding sequence ATGAAAAAGTTGATTACTTTTCTTACCATCTTGTTTTTAGGACAATCTGCTTTGTTTGCAGCTTGGGGATTTTTTGGCGCGGATCAGAGTTATATCGGAGTAAAAGTTGGAGGTAATTCGGTTGGGAATTATGTCATGTGGAATTCTGGAGCAGGAAATTTTCTTGCTGCTGATATGGGACTTATTTCAGATATCAATGACAAGATACTGATCACCTATTGGGATATAAAAACTTGGAAAAATAATGGTGGAGATGTAACCAGTGCCACACTTTATTATCGGATTTATGAAACAGGAAGTCCTAGTGGCAGTTTTAACTCTGTTGGGTCAAGTTATGTAACGGAATTGGGTAATGGTGATCAAAAATGGGGTTTTACTGGTTCTGCAGAACTAGCACATTCACCATTTGTAACAAATAAAAACTATACTTTGGAAGTGTATATCGCCGTAACCGGCACGACACCCTCAACTACACTGTATGATAATGTTAGCGGAGCTAATTACAAACCTACATTTAGTTCTGTCGGCGCCCTCCCTGTCGAGCTTACCTCCTTCAACGCTGCTATCAGAAATGGCCTTGTAGATTTGAAGTGGGAAACCGCAACCGAGGTCAACAACTATGGTTTTGAAGTTGAGAGAAAATCGTCATCTTCCGATTGGAACAAAATCGGTTTTATTGAAGGACATGGATCTACCAACTCACCAAAATATTACAGCTTTTCAGACAAACCGACAGGAATGGGAAAAATTTCCTACAGACTGAAACAAATCGACAACGACGGAAAGTATGAATACAGCCCAATCGTTGAGGTTTTGGTAGATAATCTTCCAAATGGTTTTGTACTGGAACAAAATTATCCGAATCCGTTCAATCCCGAAACTTCAATTAGATTCGCATTAAAAGAAGATACCAAGGCAACACTTAAAGTTTACAACTCACTTGGTGCTGAAGTTGCAACTCTCTTTGATGGTACAGCAGAAGCCGGCAGATACTATGATGTAAAATTTGGAAGCAGTGAACTTGCCTCCGGTTTCTACATTTATAAACTCGTTGCCGGCGATCATGTTTCTGTAAAGAAAATGTTGCTGATGAAGTAA